The Azospirillum baldaniorum genome window below encodes:
- a CDS encoding branched-chain amino acid ABC transporter permease: MDLLIQLTLNGLFNGAHFALLAMGFALIFGTTGVVHFAYGPVYAVGAYAIWALAALVGLPFWAAVLLGIAFTAALGVGCYLFIYRPFEISGSPPFVVLVASLGLFIVMKNLIGIVFGTGVKTVDSVAYDVHFVGNAFFTTVQLGQVAAALLVGCGIALFLRASRYGKAIRAMADNREMATVIGIDTTRLSILVFALGSAVSAVAGALVLLRDGLNPNMGFGAVFVAFVAVIVGGVGSLRGAVIAAFLLAFVQSLGMWQIPTEWQNTIVFVVLFGFLLARPSGIVRRA; the protein is encoded by the coding sequence ATGGATTTGCTCATCCAACTGACCCTGAACGGTCTGTTCAACGGCGCGCATTTCGCCCTGCTGGCGATGGGCTTCGCGTTGATCTTCGGGACGACCGGCGTCGTGCATTTCGCCTACGGGCCGGTCTATGCGGTCGGCGCCTACGCCATCTGGGCGCTGGCGGCGCTGGTCGGGCTGCCGTTTTGGGCGGCGGTGCTGCTGGGGATCGCCTTCACCGCGGCGCTGGGCGTCGGCTGCTACCTGTTCATCTACCGCCCGTTCGAAATCAGCGGCAGCCCGCCCTTCGTCGTTCTGGTCGCCTCGCTCGGCCTGTTCATCGTCATGAAGAACCTGATCGGCATCGTCTTCGGCACCGGGGTCAAGACGGTCGACAGCGTCGCCTACGACGTGCATTTCGTCGGCAACGCCTTCTTTACCACGGTTCAATTGGGGCAGGTGGCGGCGGCGCTGCTGGTCGGCTGCGGCATCGCGCTGTTCCTGCGGGCCAGCCGCTACGGCAAGGCCATCCGCGCCATGGCCGACAACCGCGAGATGGCCACCGTCATCGGCATCGACACCACGCGGCTGTCCATCCTGGTCTTCGCGCTGGGATCGGCGGTGTCGGCGGTGGCCGGGGCGCTGGTCCTGCTGCGCGACGGGCTGAACCCCAACATGGGCTTCGGCGCGGTGTTCGTCGCCTTCGTCGCGGTGATCGTCGGCGGGGTGGGATCGCTGCGCGGGGCGGTCATCGCCGCCTTCCTGCTGGCCTTCGTGCAGAGCCTGGGCATGTGGCAGATCCCCACCGAGTGGCAGAACACCATCGTCTTCGTGGTGCTGTTCGGGTTCCTGCTCGCCCGCCCCTCCGGCA
- a CDS encoding ABC transporter substrate-binding protein, whose amino-acid sequence MSKRTLFAALVLSSALTSGAALAADPAVYKIGGIFAMTGASPHYGKVMSAGAQLAVDEINAQGGIDGIKLQLVIEDHKSGSAQAAVAGMNRLVDVEGVKAVLPSFSTVTLATMPIGDQKKVMMINGGGVSAQTVGTSPYMFNIRSMASDLAAGIAHRAAEQGAKKLAQIAIKSEFGDATIAATTKAWEGMGLKMVAAEQFQADAANIDTQVAKLRASQPDAIANWPTTPQAGLAVKRMRELGMKQPVYCMEWTAEDTKVAGKHAEGVEVVTDYFAATDENPWSKRFADAYRAKFGEMPDFYAANYYEGVYVIAELIRRAKAKGGDYYSGERLVQALWENPTFDSVYGKTLTFRKNGVAQKPVAVFRLENGQQTFVKFTSGE is encoded by the coding sequence ATGTCGAAACGCACCCTGTTCGCCGCGCTCGTGCTGAGCAGCGCGCTCACCAGCGGCGCCGCGCTGGCCGCCGACCCGGCGGTCTACAAGATCGGCGGCATCTTCGCGATGACCGGCGCCTCGCCCCATTACGGCAAGGTGATGAGCGCCGGGGCGCAGCTTGCGGTGGACGAGATCAACGCCCAGGGGGGCATCGACGGCATCAAGCTGCAGCTGGTCATCGAGGACCACAAGAGCGGCAGCGCCCAGGCGGCGGTCGCCGGCATGAACCGGCTGGTCGACGTCGAGGGGGTGAAGGCGGTACTCCCCTCCTTCTCCACGGTGACGCTGGCCACCATGCCCATCGGCGACCAGAAGAAGGTGATGATGATCAACGGCGGCGGGGTCAGCGCCCAGACGGTCGGCACCTCCCCCTACATGTTCAACATCCGCTCCATGGCGTCCGATCTGGCCGCCGGCATCGCCCACCGCGCGGCCGAGCAGGGGGCCAAGAAGCTCGCCCAGATCGCCATCAAGTCGGAGTTCGGCGACGCCACCATCGCCGCCACCACCAAGGCGTGGGAGGGCATGGGGCTGAAGATGGTCGCCGCCGAGCAGTTCCAGGCCGATGCCGCCAACATCGACACCCAGGTCGCCAAGCTGCGCGCCTCCCAGCCCGACGCCATCGCCAACTGGCCGACCACGCCGCAGGCCGGGCTGGCGGTGAAGCGGATGCGCGAGCTGGGCATGAAGCAGCCGGTCTACTGCATGGAATGGACCGCCGAGGACACCAAGGTCGCCGGCAAGCACGCCGAGGGGGTGGAGGTCGTCACCGACTATTTCGCCGCCACCGACGAGAATCCCTGGTCCAAGCGCTTCGCCGACGCCTACCGGGCCAAGTTCGGCGAGATGCCGGACTTCTACGCCGCCAACTACTACGAGGGCGTCTACGTCATCGCCGAGCTGATCCGGCGGGCGAAGGCCAAGGGCGGCGACTATTACAGCGGCGAGCGTCTGGTCCAGGCGCTGTGGGAAAACCCGACCTTCGACAGCGTCTACGGCAAGACGCTGACCTTCCGCAAGAACGGCGTGGCGCAGAAGCCGGTCGCGGTGTTCCGCCTGGAGAACGGCCAACAGACATTCGTGAAGTTCACCTCGGGCGAATGA